In one Nicotiana sylvestris chromosome 8, ASM39365v2, whole genome shotgun sequence genomic region, the following are encoded:
- the LOC138875454 gene encoding uncharacterized protein has product MNRGVEAANKNIKKILRKMIEKHKKWHERLSFALLGYRTTVHTSNGATPYMLVYGTEAVISAGVEIPFLRIIQEVELDNAKWVKSRYEQLALIDGKRMNAVCHGQLYQNRMSRSFNKRVKPR; this is encoded by the coding sequence ATGAACAGAggcgtagaagctgccaacaagaatatcaagaagatactaaggaaaatgatagagaagcataagaagTGGCACGAGAGgctctcatttgctttattgggataccgcaccacagtccacacatcaaatggggcaaccccctacatgttggtatatggtacagaagcagtcatatCCGCTGGGGTAGAAATTCCTTTCTTAAGGATTATACAGGAAGTAGAGCTCGACAACGCaaaatgggtgaagagtcgttacgagcaactagctcttatagacggaaagagaatgaatgcagtttgccatggtcaactctatcagaacagaatgtccagatccttcaacaaaagagtgAAGCCGAGataa